The DNA region CTGTCCCGGCCTTTTCGGTTTGCCCGAAAAGGAAAGGGCGGATCGGGCTGCTGCCACTGCCCGATCCGCCGCCCTCGTTCCCATCTCTGGGCCCCGTAGTTTCGGGGATCGCGCCCTGCGTTCCGCGCCACCTGGGGGAGGTGCTGCTCGCGCGCCGCAGAGGCCGTTTTCGGAAGCGGGTTGCCTGTATGAAGCCTGCTTGTCGCCTTGGGGTCTTGCTGCCCCTCATGCCCGTCTCCGTGAGGAAGGGATGCCATGGGAATTTATGGGAGGCAATGGATTTCTGGCCGGACGCGATGGGATCGGCGGCGCTCCGCGTGTGAACGCGGCGCGAACAAATTCACACCGCCGCGATTCGTCGGGAAGGTATCGGGGGTAGAGACTGCCGCGACCACTACATCTGGTATTTCTACAACTGTGGCAAATAAATCCCAGGAATTCCCAGAATCGACATCGGCGCCCGCAAGGGGCGCCGATTCCGCCGCAAGCGGCTCTCTGTCTCTGCGTAGTTCTGCCTATATCACGGGGCCTCACGGCGCGGTGATTCGTAGCCGAGCCCGTTTTCCCGTGAATTCCCGGTCCACGTTCCCGCGCTTTCCCAGACGCGGGACGCCGGCCGCAGAATCAGGCCATGCCGCCGCCGATCATCCGATCGGCCAGTCTGGCGAAGGCATCGGCCACCGGCCCCTCGCCGGCCGCGACGGGCGTGCCGGCATCCCCGGCCAGCCGCACCTCGAGGTTCAGGGGAATCTCGCCCAGGAAGGGCAGGTTCAGCTTGGCGGCCTCGGCCGCGACGCCGCCATGGCCGAAGAGATGCGCCTCGTGTCCGCAATTCGGGCAGATATAGGTGGACATGTTCTCGACCAGCCCCAGCACCGGGGTCTTGAGCTTGTCGAACATGTCGATGGCGCGGCGGGCGTCGATCAGCGCCACGTCCTGCGGCGTCGAGACGATGATCGCCCCCGTCACCTGCGCCTTCTGGCACAGCGACAGCTGCACGTCCCCGGTTCCGGGCGGCAGATCCACAAGCAGCACGTCCAACTCGCCCCATTTCACCTGGTTCAGCATCTGCTGCAACGCGCCCATCAGCATCGGGCCGCGCCAGACCACGGCCTCGCCTTCCTTCATCATCAGCCCCAGCGACATGACGGTGACGCCATGGGCGTGCAGCGGCTGGATCATCTCGCCGTCGTTGGTCAGGCGCTGCCCGCCCAAGCCCAGCATCCGCGGCTGCGAGGGACCGTATATATCGGCGTCCAGCAACCCGACCCGGCGCCCCTTGCGCGCCAGCGCCACGGCGAGGTTCGAGGTCAGGGTCGATTTCCCCACCCCGCCCTTGCCCGAGCCGATGGCGACGATCCGGGCCACGCCGCTGACCGGCGCCGGCCCGGCCTGGGGCGTCGGATGGCGGCCGATGGTCAGATTCGGCGGCGGCGCCGCGGCGGCACCCGAGCGGGCCGTGACCTGCGGCTGCGCCCCGCGCGGCCCGGCGGGGGCGGTGGTGACGATCTGCACCTTCTCGACCCCCGGCAGGGCCGACAGCAGGCGCTGCGCCTCGGCCTCGACGGGCGCCAATTCGCGCGCGCCGGCGGCGTCGGCCGCCTCGATGACGAATCGGACCACGCCCGATTCCACGTTCAGAGCCCGCACCATATCGCGCGAAACCAGGGTTCCACCCCCGGGGAGCGCGATCCGCGCCAGCTCGTCGAGCACACGTTCCCGTGAAATCGTCATGGCAACCCCCTTTTGCAGCCGCGGCAGAATGGCAATTCGGGCCGGGCTCGGCAAGCAGGGACAAACGCACATTCAGACCTAAGTGGCTGTGACCCCGCGTAAAATACGACCATTCCGCTCGCGCATCGCCGCCAACCTTGTAAAAATGGCTGAAAATTTTAAGAAATATTAACGATTTGCGACAGGGTTCCCTGATCAGCCATGCCGTTTCTGCATAGCAGCATAGCGCCATCGTGCATTGTGCAGTTGCAGCAAACGCGCCATGTTGGCTCTAACAGCGCACCGGGCAAGACCGCAAAGCGAAAGCAAGCGAACCCCGACGCGCCATCCGCAAGACGAAAGAGTGTATGAAATGGCTGTTCTCGATCTGATTCATGGCGGTGTCCACCGCAATACGGCCGGCAACGGCTCGATCGCGAAATTCGTGGCCGCTATCCGTGAGACCCTGGCCCGCCGTTCGGTGTATCGCCAGACCCTGCGCGAGCTGAACCAACTGTCCAACCGCGATCTGGCCGACCTCGGCCTGCACCGCGCCAACATCCCCAGCGTGGCCCGCCAGGCCGCCTACGGGACCAGATAAAGGCATAGAACACCCGACCCACTCCTCCTCCCTTGGGTCCGGGTTCAGGCGGCATCCTCCCTCCTCCTCCCTGAGGATGCCGCCGATCAGATACGATGAAGCCCCCTCCTCCCTGGGCTTCGCGTTCCGGCGGCTCCCTCTCCTCCTCCCTGGGGATGCCGCCACCCCATACGGCGGGTCCCCTCCTCCTCCCTGGGTCCCGCGGTTCCGGCGGCCGCCTCTCTCCTCCTCCCGGAGGCGCCGCCAAACCGATACGGCGAAGCCCCTCCTCCTCCCTGGGCTTCCCGGTTCCGGCGGCACCCCTCTCCTCCTCCCTGGGGGTGCCGCCAAAATGCCGCCGCAAGGCGGCACGGAATACGATGGTCCTCTCCTCCTCCCTGGGACCGTCGGATCGCGGTAATGGCGTCCTCCTCCCTGCCATTGCCGCACCCCATACGCGGCCCCTCCTCCTCCCTGGGCCAGCGTTGCGCGGCGGTGCCCCCTCCTCCTCCCTGGGCACCGCCGCTTTTCATTTCCGGGGTCGGGGTATAGGGGGAAATCATGTTGTCCTATCAGCACGCCTATCACGCCGGGAACCTGGCGGACCTGCACAAGCATGCGCTGCTGGCGTCGATGCTGGCCTATCTGACCGCCAAGCCGAAGCAGCTGTCCTATCTGGAAACCCATGCCGGGCGCGGGCTTTACGACCTGGCCGGCGCGGAATCGGAAAAGACGGGCGAGGCGGCGGCCGGCATCACCCGCGCGCTGTCCGAAAACTGGCTGCCGGCGGATCACCCCTTGCGGCAGGCGCTGGACGCGGTGCGCGCCCGCCACGGCGCCAACGCCTATCCCGGCTCGCCGCTGATCGCGCGGCATTTCCTGCGTCCGGGCGACGAGGCGCATCTGGCGGAACTGCACCCGGCCGAGCACCAGGCTCTGGCCCGGGTCGCCGGTTTCGCGCATCTGCACCGGCAGGACGGCTTCCAGATGGCGCAGGCGATATGTCCGCCCACGCCGCGGCGGGGGCTACTGCTGATCGATCCCAGCTATGAGGTCAAGGCGGACTATGACGCCATTCCGCCCCAGATCGCCAAGCTGGCGCGCAAGTGGAACGTGGGCGTGATCGCGCTATGGTATCCGGTGCTGACCGACCTGCGCCACGCGGCGATGGTCGAGACCCTGCGGCGCGATCATCCCGAAGCGCTGGTTTCGGAGGTGCGGTTCCCGCCGGCCCGACCGGGACACGGCATGGTCGGCTCGGGCATGGTCGTGCTGAACCCGCCCTACGGGCTGGACGAGGAAGCCCGGCGAATCGCGGCACTGTTCTAGCAGGCCGCCGAAAAATCACCGCGAGCGGTGCACGCTCGGCCATAAACAGAAACTTCGTCTCGAATCGTCTGAAAATGTTCTGGTCCCGGCGGGCCCTTGTCAGGCCAAGAGCGATTTTCCGTCCCGGCAAGCGCTCAGAACATTTTTTCAGCAGCGTTCTGGGGCTGCGGGGGAGGACCCGCCCTGTCCGCCTGTTCCCCCGGGCTAACCGCGCCGGAAAGAAGCCGGCCAGCGGCCAAGGCCGCGGCAAGGCGACGGTCCAGGGCGTCCTCGGGACCCCGCCCCCCCGGCCGGAAGCGCAGGCGAAAGGCGGCGAGCCGCGCCGGGTGGTCCGGATAGCCGATGCGGGTCAGGCTTTCGGCCAGCGGCCGGTCCTCGCCCGCCGGGCCGGGCCAGATCGCCAGGCCTTGCAGGGCCAGGCGCCGCCAGTCGAAGCGGGGACCGGGGTCGATCTTGCGCCCGGGCGCCAGGTCGGAATGGGCGATCACGCCCTCGGGGCCGATCGACCAGCGCGCCAGGATGCCGCGCAGCAGCCGCTCCAGCGCCGCCATCTGCGGCTCGGGAAAGGGCCTGTCGCCGGGGTTGGCCAGCTCGATGCCGATGCTGCGGGAATTCACGTCGTCGCACCCCTGCCAGGACCCCGCGCCGGCATGCCAGGCGCGGCGGTCTTCGGGAACCAGCGCCTCGGTGGCGCCGGCCTCGTCGATCAGCCAGTGCGCGCTGACCTCGGTCGCGGGGTCGCAAAGCCGGGCGCGGGCCGCGGGCGCGTCCGCCATGCCGGTGTAATGGATCACCACCAGCGCGGGGGTCTGCCCGCGCCGGTCGCCGTGATTGGGCGACAGGCTCAAAGCCGGGATTGACGATAGGGGCGCGGGTCCCAGCCGCAGACGAAGCCGTCGCCGTCCGGGTCCAGCCCGCGCGGGTCGATCACCGGCCCGCCGGCGGCGATGAAGGCGGTCTGCGCCGCGTTCACGCTGGGAAACGCCAGGCAGGCCCGCGCCGCCGCATTGGCCGAAACACCCGAGCGCGGGTATTTCGTCTGGCCCGGGTTCTGGCTTTCCTGATGCGCATAGCGCACCAGCACCGGCGTCGCGCCGCTGGCCGCAACCGGCGCCGCCGTCGCTGGCCGGGCCGTCACTGGCCGGGTCGTCACGGTCATCTGACCGGGCTTTTTCGCGGGCACCCCGGCAATCTCGGCGGCAGTCGGCGCCCGCACCGGCAGTTGCACCGGAATCGCGTCCGGAACCGGGCCGCGGCCGTGCAGCGCCTGCTCGCGCTGCTGCAGATATTCCGCATAGCGCGAGCCGTTGTGCATGGCGCTGTAATTCGGGTTCCAGCCCGTGTTCTCGCCGCAGGCAGCCAGCGCCAGCAGCGGGGCAAGGCCCAGGATCGCCAGGTTCCGCATCGGTCTCTCCCGTTTGAAGCCGGTCACCACCAGCGCGAGGGTTTCGCCGCGAAGCCTGCCGCAGATTCGAGGCTCTGCGCAAGGTTCAACAGATTGCCCTCGTCCCAGGGCCGCCCGATCAGCTGCATCCCAAGCGGCAGGCCCTGCCCGTCCAGCCCGACCGGCACCGAGATCCCGGGCAGCCCGGCCAGGTTCACCGTCACGGTGAAGACGTCGTTGAGATACATCTCGACCGGGTCCTTGCCCGCCATCTCGCCCAGGCCGAAGGCGGCGCTGGGGGTGGCGGGGGTCAGGATGGCGTCGATGCCCTCGGCGAAGGCTTGGTCGAAGTCGCGCTTGATCAGCGCGCGGACCTTGCGAGCGCGGTTGTAATAGGCGTCGTAGAAACCCGCCGACAGCACATAGGTGCCGACCATGATGCGGCGCTGCACCTCGGGGCCGAACCCCTCGGCGCGGGTCTTTTCATACATCTCGACAATGCCGTCGCCGGCGCCCAGCTTGGCGCGGCGGCCGTAGCGCACCCCGTCATAGCGCGCCAGGTTCGAGGAGGCCTCGGCCGGGGCGATGACGTAATAGGCCGGCAGCGCATATCTTGTATGCGGCAGGCTGATGTCTACAATTTCCGCGCCGGCATCGCGCAGCATCTCGGCCGCTTGACGCCAAAGCGCGTCGATCTGGTCCGACAGGCCCTCCATGCGGTATTCGCGTGGGATGCCGATCCTGCGGCCGCGGATGTCGCCGGTCAGCGCGGCCTCGTAATCGGGCACCTCACGCTCGGCACTGGTCGAATCCTTGGGATCGACCGAGGCCATGGCGCCCAGCATGATCGCCGCATCGCGCACCGATTTCGTCATCGGCCCGGCTTGGTCCAGCGAGCTGGCGAAAGCGATCACGCCCCAGCGGCTGACCCGGCCATAGGTCGGCTTCAGCCCGACGATGCCGGTAAAGGCCGCGGGCTGGCGGATCGAGCCGCCGGTGTCGGTTCCGGTCGCAGCCAGGCACAGATCCGCCGCCACCGCCGCCGCCGACCCGCCGGACGAGCCGCCGGGCGTCAGCTGACGGTCGTCCACCTTCCACGGGTTGACGACCGGGCCGTAGCAGGCGCTTTCGTTCGAGGAACCCATGGCGAATTCGTCCATGCTGAGCTTGCCCAGCATGACCGCGCCCGCGTCCCACAGATTCTGCGTCACCGTCGATTCATATTGCGGCAGAAAGCCGTCGAGGATGCGGCTGGCCGCCTGCGAGGGCACGCCCTTGGTGCAGAACAGGTCCTTGATGCCCAGAGGAATCCCGCACATGGCGGGCGCGTCGCCGGCCGCCAGCCGCTTGTCGGCATCGGCGGCCATCGCGCGCGCCTGGTCGGGCGTGCCATGGCTATAGGCGTTCAACGCGCCGGCGGCCTCGATGGCGTCCAGGCAGGCCCCGGTCAGCTCGGCCGCGGTGAAATCGCCCTTGCGCAGCCCGTCGCGGGCGGCCGAGATGGTCAGTTCGTTCAGCGCGCTCATTCCACCACCTTCGGTACGGCAAAGAAGCCCTCGCGCGCGTCGGGCGCGTTCTTCAGGATCAGGTCCTGCATCTCGCCGTCGGTGACGATATCCTGGCGGCGCTTGAGACGCATGGGCTCGACGCCGGTCATCGGCTCGACGCCATCGACATCGACCTCGTTCAGCTGTTCCATGAAATGCAGGATGCCGTTCAATTCCTGCGCCAATGCGGGCAGGTCGGCGTCCTTGACCGCAATCCGCGCCAGATGCGCGACCTTGCGGGCTTCGTCCTCGGTGATCGCCATGAGAGGCTCCTTTCGCTTGGCCGAGGGTTTACCGCCGCCGCCCGAAGGGGGCAAGCACCAGCGCAGGCGGAACTTTACCCGCGCGGCCCGGCTTGGCAGGATGCGCGCACCCAGCAGAAGGAGCCTTCGCATGAAACTGACCTGGCTTGGCCATTCCGGCTTTCGGCTTGAAATCGAGCAGGCGGTGATCCTGATCGACCCCTGGCTGTCGGGCAACCCGATGTTCCCGCAGGACCGCCGCGCCGAGGCCATCGCCGGCGCCACCCATGTCCTGATCACCCATGGCCACGGCGACCATACCGGCGACACCCTGGCCATCGCGCGCGAGCTGAAGATCCCGGTGGTGGGCATCTACGACCTGATCTCGACCTGGCAGATGCATCAGGGGATCGAGGGGATCGGCTACAACAAGGGCGGCACCGTCGATCTGGGCGGGGCCAAGGTGACGATGGTGAACGCCAGCCATTCCTCGTCCATGGAGGGCAACGAGGGCCCGATCTATGCCGGCCACGAATCGGGCTACATGATCGCGGGCGAAGGCCATGTGATCTATGTCTCGGGCGACACCGACATCATGGCCGACATGGCCTGGATGGGCGAATATCACCGCCCGGACATCGGCATCCTCTGCGCCGGCGGGCATTTCACCATGGACATGCAGCGCGCGGCCTGGGCGGCGCGCAAGTATTTCGACTTCAGGACCGTGATCCCCTGCCATTACCGCACCTTCCCGCTGCTGGC from Paracoccus aminovorans includes:
- the rlmJ gene encoding 23S rRNA (adenine(2030)-N(6))-methyltransferase RlmJ is translated as MLSYQHAYHAGNLADLHKHALLASMLAYLTAKPKQLSYLETHAGRGLYDLAGAESEKTGEAAAGITRALSENWLPADHPLRQALDAVRARHGANAYPGSPLIARHFLRPGDEAHLAELHPAEHQALARVAGFAHLHRQDGFQMAQAICPPTPRRGLLLIDPSYEVKADYDAIPPQIAKLARKWNVGVIALWYPVLTDLRHAAMVETLRRDHPEALVSEVRFPPARPGHGMVGSGMVVLNPPYGLDEEARRIAALF
- the gatA gene encoding Asp-tRNA(Asn)/Glu-tRNA(Gln) amidotransferase subunit GatA; this translates as MSALNELTISAARDGLRKGDFTAAELTGACLDAIEAAGALNAYSHGTPDQARAMAADADKRLAAGDAPAMCGIPLGIKDLFCTKGVPSQAASRILDGFLPQYESTVTQNLWDAGAVMLGKLSMDEFAMGSSNESACYGPVVNPWKVDDRQLTPGGSSGGSAAAVAADLCLAATGTDTGGSIRQPAAFTGIVGLKPTYGRVSRWGVIAFASSLDQAGPMTKSVRDAAIMLGAMASVDPKDSTSAEREVPDYEAALTGDIRGRRIGIPREYRMEGLSDQIDALWRQAAEMLRDAGAEIVDISLPHTRYALPAYYVIAPAEASSNLARYDGVRYGRRAKLGAGDGIVEMYEKTRAEGFGPEVQRRIMVGTYVLSAGFYDAYYNRARKVRALIKRDFDQAFAEGIDAILTPATPSAAFGLGEMAGKDPVEMYLNDVFTVTVNLAGLPGISVPVGLDGQGLPLGMQLIGRPWDEGNLLNLAQSLESAAGFAAKPSRWW
- a CDS encoding DUF1127 domain-containing protein, coding for MAVLDLIHGGVHRNTAGNGSIAKFVAAIRETLARRSVYRQTLRELNQLSNRDLADLGLHRANIPSVARQAAYGTR
- a CDS encoding Mrp/NBP35 family ATP-binding protein is translated as MTISRERVLDELARIALPGGGTLVSRDMVRALNVESGVVRFVIEAADAAGARELAPVEAEAQRLLSALPGVEKVQIVTTAPAGPRGAQPQVTARSGAAAAPPPNLTIGRHPTPQAGPAPVSGVARIVAIGSGKGGVGKSTLTSNLAVALARKGRRVGLLDADIYGPSQPRMLGLGGQRLTNDGEMIQPLHAHGVTVMSLGLMMKEGEAVVWRGPMLMGALQQMLNQVKWGELDVLLVDLPPGTGDVQLSLCQKAQVTGAIIVSTPQDVALIDARRAIDMFDKLKTPVLGLVENMSTYICPNCGHEAHLFGHGGVAAEAAKLNLPFLGEIPLNLEVRLAGDAGTPVAAGEGPVADAFARLADRMIGGGMA
- a CDS encoding N-acetylmuramoyl-L-alanine amidase: MSLSPNHGDRRGQTPALVVIHYTGMADAPAARARLCDPATEVSAHWLIDEAGATEALVPEDRRAWHAGAGSWQGCDDVNSRSIGIELANPGDRPFPEPQMAALERLLRGILARWSIGPEGVIAHSDLAPGRKIDPGPRFDWRRLALQGLAIWPGPAGEDRPLAESLTRIGYPDHPARLAAFRLRFRPGGRGPEDALDRRLAAALAAGRLLSGAVSPGEQADRAGPPPQPQNAAEKMF
- a CDS encoding metal-dependent hydrolase, with the translated sequence MKLTWLGHSGFRLEIEQAVILIDPWLSGNPMFPQDRRAEAIAGATHVLITHGHGDHTGDTLAIARELKIPVVGIYDLISTWQMHQGIEGIGYNKGGTVDLGGAKVTMVNASHSSSMEGNEGPIYAGHESGYMIAGEGHVIYVSGDTDIMADMAWMGEYHRPDIGILCAGGHFTMDMQRAAWAARKYFDFRTVIPCHYRTFPLLAQNAEELKAALPGVEVIEPEVMQPIPIPARG
- the gatC gene encoding Asp-tRNA(Asn)/Glu-tRNA(Gln) amidotransferase subunit GatC; the encoded protein is MAITEDEARKVAHLARIAVKDADLPALAQELNGILHFMEQLNEVDVDGVEPMTGVEPMRLKRRQDIVTDGEMQDLILKNAPDAREGFFAVPKVVE